In Desulfonatronovibrio hydrogenovorans DSM 9292, a single genomic region encodes these proteins:
- a CDS encoding S9 family peptidase, with amino-acid sequence MKLSIKNLEQNNSPVQKPESGSRLYELNMKKLLYLMLIICTLVSLSCSAARISDQQQLTYLDQLPPLLDRELFFDDAEVDGARLSPDGKSIMFRQRYNGVMNIWVKSIDEPFEKARPMTADQRPVHGFFWSRDSRLILYVQDQDGDENYNLYAVNPADEPDPKTGLPEPKIITEYQGVQTRILSVPREDQEHIIIGINERDPSLHDAYQVNLRTGKRELVFKNKHNITGWTFDDYGKLRFVSRQTPDGGSEILQVKDDELKRVYQVDFGETARISRFCKDNERVYMVTNKGADVDLTRLVIFEPETGHKELVEKDPEGEVDFGGAIFSDISHELLATTYVGDKARIYFHNQQFQKDYEKIRARIPEGDIHFRARSADENTWLIVVSRDVDPGSVYIFDRKAQDVTLLYRSRPDLPSEHLAHMEPVRYSSRDGLSIPGYLTLPRGPEPKNLALVVLPHGGPWVRDTWGYDPQVQFLANRGYAVLQPNFRGSSGFGKSFLNSGNQQWGTGYMQHDITDGVKYLIDKGLVDPQRVGIYGTSYGGFAALSGLAFTPDLYQAGISNVGPSNIITLIESVPPYWLPAIKSFHLRVGDPDDPEDRARLKNQSPLFSAAQIKAPLLVVQGANDPRVIQRESDQIVDVLREKGRQVYYLVAPDEGHGFTARENRLAFFVKMERFFAQHLGGRYQKGVASDIQQRLKEITVYPE; translated from the coding sequence ATGAAACTGTCCATAAAGAACCTTGAACAGAATAATTCACCAGTCCAAAAACCCGAGTCCGGCTCCAGGCTTTATGAGTTGAATATGAAAAAATTATTATACCTGATGCTTATTATCTGCACTCTTGTTTCCCTGTCCTGCTCAGCTGCCAGGATAAGTGACCAGCAGCAATTGACTTACCTGGATCAATTGCCGCCCTTGCTGGACAGGGAGCTTTTCTTTGACGATGCCGAGGTTGATGGGGCCAGGCTGTCCCCGGATGGCAAGTCCATTATGTTTCGACAAAGATATAATGGAGTTATGAATATCTGGGTCAAAAGCATTGATGAGCCGTTTGAAAAGGCCAGGCCCATGACTGCTGACCAGCGTCCAGTGCATGGCTTCTTCTGGAGTAGAGACAGCAGGCTTATCCTTTATGTCCAGGACCAGGATGGCGATGAAAATTATAATCTGTATGCAGTAAACCCGGCTGATGAACCTGATCCAAAGACCGGCCTGCCTGAACCAAAAATAATCACAGAATACCAGGGTGTTCAGACCAGGATCTTATCGGTTCCCCGTGAAGACCAGGAGCATATTATCATTGGTATTAATGAGCGCGACCCCTCACTGCACGATGCTTATCAAGTCAATCTTCGTACTGGAAAGCGGGAGCTGGTTTTTAAAAACAAGCACAATATTACCGGCTGGACTTTTGATGATTATGGGAAATTGCGTTTTGTTTCCAGGCAGACCCCGGATGGAGGATCTGAAATCCTGCAGGTCAAGGATGATGAGCTTAAGCGGGTTTATCAGGTGGATTTTGGTGAAACCGCCAGGATCTCAAGGTTCTGCAAAGATAATGAGCGGGTCTACATGGTCACCAATAAAGGTGCTGATGTTGACCTTACCAGGCTGGTCATTTTTGAACCTGAAACCGGCCATAAAGAGCTGGTGGAAAAAGATCCTGAAGGTGAGGTCGATTTTGGCGGAGCCATTTTTTCAGATATCAGCCATGAACTGCTGGCCACAACTTATGTTGGGGATAAGGCGCGTATCTACTTTCATAATCAGCAGTTCCAAAAAGATTATGAAAAGATCAGAGCCCGGATCCCTGAAGGAGACATTCACTTCAGAGCAAGAAGTGCTGATGAAAACACATGGCTCATAGTAGTCAGTCGCGATGTTGATCCGGGCAGTGTTTATATTTTTGACCGCAAGGCCCAGGATGTTACTCTGCTTTATAGATCCAGACCTGATCTGCCTTCAGAGCATCTGGCCCATATGGAGCCTGTCAGATACAGCTCCAGGGATGGCTTGTCCATTCCTGGATATCTGACCCTGCCCAGAGGCCCTGAACCGAAAAATCTGGCCCTGGTGGTCCTGCCCCACGGCGGCCCCTGGGTCCGGGATACCTGGGGCTATGATCCCCAGGTCCAGTTTCTGGCCAATCGGGGCTATGCTGTTTTGCAGCCCAATTTCAGAGGGTCTTCAGGTTTTGGCAAGTCCTTTTTGAATTCCGGCAACCAGCAATGGGGCACTGGCTACATGCAACATGACATAACAGATGGAGTCAAATACCTGATTGACAAGGGTCTGGTCGATCCTCAGCGGGTTGGTATTTATGGGACTTCATATGGCGGCTTTGCCGCACTGTCCGGCCTGGCTTTTACCCCGGATCTTTACCAGGCAGGCATCTCCAATGTTGGGCCTTCCAATATCATTACTCTGATTGAGTCGGTTCCGCCCTACTGGCTTCCAGCCATCAAATCATTCCACTTACGGGTAGGAGACCCGGATGATCCTGAAGACCGGGCCAGGCTTAAAAACCAGTCTCCATTATTTTCCGCTGCCCAGATTAAGGCTCCCCTGCTTGTAGTACAGGGCGCCAATGATCCCCGGGTCATTCAGCGTGAATCAGATCAGATTGTGGATGTTTTGCGGGAAAAAGGCAGGCAGGTATACTATCTGGTGGCTCCGGATGAAGGACACGGTTTTACTGCCAGGGAGAACAGACTGGCGTTTTTTGTTAAAATGGAACGCTTTTTTGCCCAGCATCTTGGCGGGCGATATCAGAAAGGAGTTGCTTCAGATATCCAGCAGCGGCTAAAGGAGATCACGGTTTATCCTGAATGA
- the cydB gene encoding cytochrome d ubiquinol oxidase subunit II, which translates to MLETTWFLLWGILWAVYFALDGYDLGLGMNMPFLAQGETDKRVIYNAAGPFWDGNQVWLITAGGVTFAAFPATYAVLFSSLYTPLLLLLFALIFRGVSYEFRRKVDSDSWRKFWDGCNVLGSFLPALLFGVAFANIFMGIPLNAQQINEGNLLTLLNPYGLAGGVLFVVMFSMHGSLWLAVKSSGELEKRATSLARKMWVAVLVMVVVFLGLSLLYTSLFDNYLNNPALFIVLLLPVTGLVLTRKYLDNGEQWKAWASSAAGIIGVTLFGVIGLFPKLLPSTIDPAYSMTIANSASSTLTLQIMLGVALTFVPLVIAYQAWVHIRFGHKITQEDLEYEEAY; encoded by the coding sequence ATGCTTGAGACCACCTGGTTTTTGCTCTGGGGAATATTATGGGCGGTCTATTTCGCCCTGGACGGATATGATCTGGGACTGGGCATGAACATGCCTTTTCTGGCTCAGGGAGAGACTGACAAACGAGTTATCTATAATGCTGCCGGTCCGTTCTGGGACGGTAATCAGGTCTGGCTGATCACAGCCGGGGGAGTGACCTTTGCAGCCTTTCCTGCAACCTACGCTGTTCTTTTCAGCAGCCTCTACACTCCCTTGCTTCTGCTCCTTTTCGCACTTATATTCAGGGGCGTGTCCTATGAGTTCAGACGCAAAGTAGACAGTGACTCGTGGAGGAAGTTCTGGGATGGATGTAATGTACTGGGCAGTTTTCTGCCGGCCCTTCTTTTCGGGGTGGCCTTTGCCAATATCTTTATGGGCATTCCCCTCAATGCCCAGCAGATCAATGAAGGCAACCTGCTGACCCTGCTCAATCCATACGGACTGGCCGGAGGGGTGCTCTTTGTGGTCATGTTTTCCATGCACGGCAGTCTCTGGCTGGCTGTGAAAAGCAGTGGAGAACTGGAAAAAAGAGCAACCAGCCTGGCCAGAAAGATGTGGGTGGCTGTACTGGTCATGGTTGTTGTTTTTCTGGGGTTGAGCCTCTTGTATACCAGCCTTTTTGACAATTACCTGAATAATCCGGCCCTGTTCATTGTCCTGCTTCTCCCGGTCACCGGTCTGGTCCTTACCAGGAAATACTTGGATAATGGCGAACAATGGAAGGCCTGGGCATCATCGGCTGCAGGCATCATTGGAGTAACTCTGTTTGGGGTTATCGGGCTTTTTCCCAAACTCCTGCCTTCCACCATTGATCCGGCGTACAGCATGACCATTGCCAATTCAGCTTCCAGCACCCTTACCCTCCAGATCATGCTCGGGGTGGCCCTGACCTTTGTGCCTCTGGTTATTGCCTACCAGGCCTGGGTGCATATCCGCTTCGGTCATAAGATCACTCAGGAAGACCTTGAATATGAAGAGGCTTATTAG
- a CDS encoding HigA family addiction module antitoxin, with protein MAINNTGIKRRPSHPGEMLREDFMPDYELSVSALAKAMGVSRQSINELIRERRAVSPQMAIRLGRLFGNSAEFWLNAQLAVDLWEANQALKSEVARIRPLNAA; from the coding sequence ATGGCTATCAACAATACTGGAATAAAACGCCGACCTTCTCACCCAGGTGAAATGCTACGTGAAGATTTCATGCCTGATTATGAGTTGAGTGTTTCTGCACTGGCCAAAGCGATGGGGGTTTCACGTCAGTCGATTAATGAACTTATACGGGAACGGAGAGCTGTCAGTCCTCAAATGGCTATCCGGCTTGGCCGGTTGTTTGGAAATTCAGCAGAATTTTGGCTTAATGCTCAACTGGCGGTTGATCTGTGGGAAGCTAACCAGGCTCTTAAATCCGAAGTGGCAAGGATTCGGCCCTTAAATGCTGCCTAA
- a CDS encoding NfeD family protein: MKPPVLYTLLQIPGFLLLGIIVRFVWDQAWISAWTGWLIVSAWIIKDIAFYPLYRKALKSSPQSVIARLHGSRAVVCTALDPKGQVTLRGEIWQAVNLNGDLLEPGTLVVVEDNTGLTLQVRPLKVDR; encoded by the coding sequence ATGAAGCCTCCAGTTTTATATACCCTGCTTCAGATCCCCGGCTTTCTCCTTTTGGGGATCATAGTCCGGTTTGTCTGGGATCAGGCCTGGATCTCAGCCTGGACTGGCTGGCTGATTGTGTCGGCCTGGATCATCAAAGACATTGCCTTTTACCCTCTTTACAGAAAAGCTCTCAAATCCAGCCCCCAAAGCGTCATTGCCAGGCTCCACGGTTCCCGGGCAGTTGTCTGCACAGCCCTGGACCCAAAGGGGCAGGTGACTCTGCGGGGTGAGATCTGGCAGGCTGTTAATCTGAACGGTGATCTGCTGGAACCCGGAACCCTGGTGGTGGTTGAGGACAACACAGGCCTCACTCTGCAGGTCCGGCCCTTGAAGGTTGACCGGTAA
- a CDS encoding RrF2 family transcriptional regulator, whose amino-acid sequence MMLTRAGEYAVRCVLYLSLQDRERIVPKKEIIEAMGLPDAYLAKVAQSLAKSGLIQIRQGARGGYRLTRKPYEINLLQVVEAVDGEIFLNECVMSPDSCLRSPLCGVHQIWQKARQRLRDTLAEADFEQLARGEFCKK is encoded by the coding sequence ATGATGCTGACCAGAGCCGGAGAATATGCTGTGCGCTGCGTACTTTATCTGTCTTTGCAGGACAGGGAAAGGATCGTGCCCAAAAAAGAGATTATTGAGGCTATGGGACTTCCGGATGCGTATTTAGCCAAAGTAGCCCAGAGCCTGGCAAAGTCAGGACTGATTCAGATTCGCCAGGGAGCCAGGGGAGGCTACCGGCTGACCAGAAAACCTTATGAGATCAACCTGCTGCAGGTGGTTGAAGCGGTGGACGGTGAAATCTTTCTTAATGAGTGCGTTATGAGCCCTGACTCCTGCCTTCGATCTCCCTTGTGCGGAGTGCACCAGATCTGGCAGAAAGCAAGACAGAGGCTTCGAGATACCCTGGCTGAGGCTGATTTTGAACAGCTTGCCAGGGGAGAGTTCTGTAAAAAATAA
- the cydD gene encoding thiol reductant ABC exporter subunit CydD, producing MPDLRVKKWLEGFIRPASTCLVLSTGLGLGAGILLIIQASVLAWTVHHVIFDDHGLVDVLPGLWLILGLIVCRTGLIWCSRYFSGLAAVKVKQTIRETLFRKLHSLDPVNTSLKSSGEMVNLMVDGVESLDGYFSGYLPQLALAAMIPPAILFFIFPLDWVSGLILLLTAPFIPFFMIVIGRKAESLNQAQWERINRLSHRFLDAIQGLTTLKMFNAGKREAKVVEQVSSEYAQSTLSVLKVAFLSSLVLEFMATVSVAVVAVIIGFRLLWGDMLFGSAFFILILAPEFYLPLRNLGTHFHSKMSAVSAAEKVVDFLDLPEHSPGSGTITAGFGSVEIEFDRVSYAYPGGQKIISNLSFQAPGPGLTCLIGTSGHGKTTSLRLILGLLKPDSGKVLVNRMDLHSLDQASWLKHVAFLPQKPHLLSRSIADNIRTGRGAAPLEQVRDAAVKARVHREIDSLPQGYETIAGEDGAHLSGGQRQRVALARTFIRDAPLVLLDEPGAGLDKKVRDMIYESILEMARTKCVIMVAHDEEILPRARNIVRIT from the coding sequence TTGCCTGACTTGCGAGTAAAAAAGTGGCTGGAAGGATTTATCAGACCGGCCTCAACCTGCCTTGTACTATCAACAGGCTTAGGCCTTGGTGCAGGTATTCTGCTGATCATTCAGGCTTCTGTCCTGGCCTGGACAGTCCACCATGTGATCTTTGATGATCACGGGCTTGTAGATGTCCTGCCCGGACTTTGGCTTATCCTGGGGTTGATTGTCTGCAGGACCGGGCTCATCTGGTGCTCAAGATATTTCTCAGGCCTGGCTGCAGTCAAAGTGAAGCAAACAATCCGGGAAACCCTTTTCAGGAAACTGCACTCTCTGGATCCGGTCAACACCAGCCTCAAATCTTCCGGTGAGATGGTCAATCTGATGGTGGACGGAGTTGAATCCCTGGACGGATACTTTTCCGGATACCTGCCTCAACTGGCCCTGGCAGCCATGATTCCCCCGGCCATCTTATTTTTCATTTTTCCCCTGGACTGGGTGTCCGGGCTTATCCTGCTTCTTACTGCACCATTTATCCCTTTTTTCATGATTGTCATCGGCAGAAAAGCAGAATCCCTGAATCAGGCCCAGTGGGAGAGAATCAACCGCCTGAGCCACAGGTTTCTTGATGCCATCCAGGGTCTGACAACCCTGAAAATGTTTAATGCCGGGAAAAGAGAGGCCAAGGTTGTTGAGCAGGTATCCAGTGAATACGCCCAAAGTACTCTGTCGGTGCTTAAGGTAGCCTTTCTGAGTTCACTGGTCCTGGAGTTCATGGCCACGGTCAGTGTGGCTGTGGTGGCTGTAATCATCGGTTTCAGACTGCTCTGGGGGGACATGCTTTTTGGAAGCGCGTTCTTTATTCTGATCCTGGCCCCTGAATTTTACCTGCCTTTAAGAAACCTTGGGACCCATTTTCATTCTAAAATGTCGGCTGTTTCTGCTGCGGAAAAAGTGGTTGATTTTTTGGATCTGCCAGAACACTCCCCTGGATCAGGAACCATCACAGCCGGGTTTGGCTCAGTTGAAATTGAGTTTGACCGGGTCTCTTATGCATATCCGGGTGGTCAAAAAATCATTTCCAATCTCAGCTTCCAGGCTCCAGGCCCTGGCCTGACCTGCCTGATCGGGACCAGTGGACACGGAAAAACAACCAGCCTCCGGCTGATTCTCGGACTGCTTAAACCTGACTCAGGAAAGGTCCTGGTGAACAGGATGGACCTGCACAGTTTAGATCAAGCCTCATGGCTAAAACATGTTGCGTTTCTTCCCCAGAAACCGCACCTGCTGAGCCGGAGCATTGCAGACAATATCAGAACAGGCCGCGGAGCAGCACCTCTGGAACAGGTCCGGGATGCCGCAGTCAAGGCCCGGGTCCACAGGGAAATTGACTCTCTGCCCCAGGGCTATGAAACCATTGCCGGAGAAGACGGGGCCCATCTGTCAGGAGGGCAGCGGCAAAGGGTGGCCCTGGCCAGAACCTTTATCCGGGATGCTCCCCTGGTTCTTCTGGACGAACCTGGTGCAGGCCTGGATAAAAAAGTAAGAGACATGATTTATGAATCCATTCTGGAAATGGCCCGGACAAAATGCGTAATTATGGTTGCTCACGATGAGGAAATACTTCCCAGGGCCCGAAACATAGTTCGGATTACCTGA
- a CDS encoding cytochrome ubiquinol oxidase subunit I gives MDVLLLSRLQFAMTTFVHFIFVPLTLGLSLLVAYMEFKFVRSGDETYRRMAKFWGKLFLINFALGAVTGIALEFQFGTNWSRYSAYVGDIFGSLLAIEATLAFFLESTFLGVWIFGWKKLSPKMHNAAIWLVALAANLSAFWIIMANGWMQNPVGYVFGEGRAELGSFMALISNEFAWHQFIHVLSASYVLSGFFVLGISAYHIAKGSNVDFFKKSFRIAAPFTLIFAIVVVVQGHSHGATVAKYQPEKLAAMESHWETRTQAPQYLLVIPDPSNQRNRLELFPIPGGLSLLAYHDFNAAVKGLNDFPRDDHPPVMTTFLSFRTMVGLGFLFPILAAWVWFRRKVPEDSPGLLKILPWIIPLPYVAIQLGWIVAEMGRQPWIVYGMMRTSEAVSPGITTAQVAGSLAGFMAIYGLLVALCVFLLSKYGRKGPEPAVQE, from the coding sequence ATGGATGTTTTGCTGTTGTCTCGGCTGCAATTTGCCATGACTACTTTTGTCCATTTTATTTTTGTGCCTCTGACCCTTGGCCTGTCTCTGCTGGTGGCCTACATGGAGTTCAAATTCGTCCGCAGCGGAGATGAAACCTACCGGCGCATGGCCAAGTTCTGGGGGAAACTTTTTTTAATCAACTTTGCTCTTGGAGCAGTAACCGGCATTGCCCTGGAGTTTCAGTTCGGAACCAACTGGTCCAGGTATTCAGCCTATGTTGGCGATATCTTTGGTTCTTTGCTGGCCATTGAAGCTACCCTGGCCTTTTTTCTGGAATCAACCTTTCTTGGGGTGTGGATCTTTGGCTGGAAAAAACTGTCTCCTAAAATGCACAATGCTGCCATCTGGCTGGTAGCACTGGCTGCCAACCTCTCAGCCTTCTGGATCATTATGGCCAACGGCTGGATGCAGAATCCTGTGGGCTATGTGTTTGGAGAGGGAAGGGCGGAGCTGGGCAGCTTCATGGCCTTGATAAGCAATGAATTCGCCTGGCACCAGTTCATCCATGTCCTCAGTGCTTCTTATGTTTTAAGCGGGTTCTTTGTGCTGGGCATTTCCGCCTACCACATTGCCAAAGGGAGTAATGTTGACTTTTTTAAGAAATCCTTTCGCATTGCTGCACCCTTTACCTTGATTTTCGCCATTGTTGTCGTTGTTCAGGGACATTCCCACGGGGCCACAGTGGCCAAGTACCAGCCGGAAAAGCTTGCTGCCATGGAATCCCACTGGGAGACCAGAACTCAGGCCCCGCAGTACCTGCTGGTAATTCCTGATCCTTCGAACCAGCGCAACAGACTTGAATTGTTCCCAATCCCCGGTGGTCTGTCCTTGCTGGCCTATCATGATTTCAATGCAGCAGTAAAAGGACTCAACGATTTTCCGAGAGACGACCACCCTCCTGTGATGACCACTTTTCTCTCTTTCAGGACCATGGTTGGGCTTGGATTTCTCTTTCCCATACTGGCAGCCTGGGTCTGGTTCAGGCGCAAGGTGCCTGAGGATTCTCCCGGGCTGCTCAAAATTCTGCCCTGGATCATCCCTTTGCCCTATGTTGCTATACAGCTGGGCTGGATTGTGGCTGAAATGGGCAGACAACCCTGGATTGTTTATGGCATGATGCGGACTTCAGAGGCTGTTTCTCCAGGTATTACCACTGCCCAGGTTGCCGGTTCCCTTGCCGGCTTCATGGCCATCTACGGACTTCTGGTGGCTTTGTGCGTGTTTCTTTTGTCCAAATACGGACGCAAAGGACCGGAACCAGCAGTCCAGGAATAG
- the cydC gene encoding thiol reductant ABC exporter subunit CydC, with the protein MNVLYPLLRLLLSQWKWMLLGVVCSAITLLANAALLSLAAWFLACMALAGISGVPFNYHLPAGGIRTLAIVRTLGRYAERLVSHQATFKLLTWLRVWFFRRLEPIAPAGIKDLHSGDIFSRIKSDIDNLDEFYLRFVLPVLSAVLVLSLVFIFVLNFSLAMALHLGLMWALAGAALPLATLHLGSSKGRAQVQSLVLMRTTAIDLARGLEELIVFGQTRNVAKLLLQENRNQALIQTGLMRIEALSESGLILFTGLALWGVLIISIPLVEAGTLSPQNLPMLAVLALLSFEGVQQLPSALKAWGRTRASAERLFSIINQPGVIKEPQTVMPEPDKWDIEFKKVSFVYPGRTVPVHQDLSFRIESGQKVGITGPTGSGKTSLVNLLLKFYVPDQGQIFLGGHELGKYDSWRIRSWIGVVAQDTYLFNATIRENLLLADPEASDRHLYAALGTAKLEDYVRSLPHGLDTLVGQAGTRLSGGQGRRLSIARTLLKKSRILFLDEPTEGLDPATEDELWKTLAEVMQGKTVILINHRQAGLKYMDKVISLKA; encoded by the coding sequence ATGAACGTGCTCTATCCATTACTCAGACTCTTGCTTTCCCAGTGGAAGTGGATGCTCCTGGGAGTTGTCTGTTCAGCCATCACCCTCTTGGCCAATGCCGCACTTTTAAGCCTTGCAGCCTGGTTTCTGGCCTGTATGGCCCTGGCTGGAATAAGCGGGGTCCCCTTTAATTACCACCTGCCTGCAGGAGGGATCAGAACCCTGGCCATAGTGCGTACTCTTGGCAGATACGCTGAAAGACTGGTTTCTCACCAGGCCACCTTCAAACTGCTGACATGGCTTCGGGTCTGGTTTTTCAGACGGCTGGAGCCCATTGCCCCGGCTGGAATCAAGGACCTGCACAGTGGGGACATCTTTTCCAGGATCAAGTCCGACATTGACAACCTGGATGAATTTTATCTGCGCTTTGTTCTCCCGGTACTTTCAGCTGTTCTTGTCCTGTCTCTGGTGTTCATCTTTGTCCTTAATTTCAGTCTGGCCATGGCCCTGCATCTTGGTCTGATGTGGGCCCTGGCCGGTGCAGCCCTGCCCCTGGCCACCCTGCACCTGGGGTCCTCCAAAGGCAGGGCTCAGGTCCAGTCCCTTGTTTTGATGCGTACTACGGCCATAGATCTGGCAAGGGGCTTAGAAGAGCTGATAGTCTTTGGTCAGACCCGCAATGTGGCCAAATTACTCCTGCAGGAGAATCGAAACCAGGCCCTGATTCAGACAGGACTTATGCGCATAGAAGCCCTTTCCGAGTCAGGCCTGATTCTCTTTACAGGCCTGGCCCTGTGGGGTGTCCTGATTATATCCATCCCCCTGGTGGAGGCCGGGACCTTGTCCCCCCAGAATCTGCCCATGCTGGCGGTTCTGGCGCTCCTCAGCTTTGAAGGCGTTCAGCAGCTGCCATCAGCCCTTAAGGCCTGGGGCAGAACCAGGGCATCTGCAGAAAGACTGTTTTCCATTATCAACCAGCCTGGTGTTATAAAAGAACCCCAGACAGTCATGCCCGAACCTGATAAATGGGACATTGAATTTAAAAAGGTAAGCTTTGTCTATCCAGGAAGAACAGTTCCAGTGCATCAGGACTTGAGCTTCAGGATTGAATCAGGTCAGAAAGTAGGGATTACAGGTCCGACAGGATCCGGGAAAACCAGCCTTGTTAACCTGCTTCTGAAGTTTTACGTCCCGGACCAAGGGCAGATTTTTCTGGGGGGACATGAGCTTGGCAAGTATGATTCCTGGAGGATCCGTTCCTGGATCGGGGTTGTGGCCCAGGACACTTACCTGTTTAATGCTACCATCCGGGAAAATCTTCTGCTGGCTGACCCTGAAGCTTCAGACCGGCACCTTTACGCTGCCCTGGGGACAGCAAAACTTGAAGACTATGTCCGTTCACTTCCCCATGGCCTGGATACCCTGGTGGGCCAGGCTGGAACCAGGTTGTCCGGAGGGCAGGGCAGACGTTTAAGCATTGCCAGGACCCTGCTCAAAAAATCCAGGATACTTTTTCTTGATGAACCCACTGAAGGACTGGACCCTGCTACTGAGGATGAACTCTGGAAGACTCTGGCCGAGGTCATGCAGGGCAAGACCGTAATCCTCATCAATCACAGGCAGGCCGGACTGAAATACATGGACAAGGTGATCAGCTTGAAGGCATGA